Part of the Oreochromis aureus strain Israel breed Guangdong linkage group 20, ZZ_aureus, whole genome shotgun sequence genome, AAGCACATTGTTATTTCCTTAAACTGTAGCATCATGCCCTATATTCATGCATGATTCAAGTATTGTTTTTGTTATGCAGAATCTCCATAGTAGAACTTACAAGTACTTTTCCTATATTTTATATTGATGTGCAGTACATTTGCAAACGCAGCCTTCTAGAGCATTTTCTTAGCAAGCCTGATTGCCTGTATCTTTACAAGTTAGACAGAATGCTCTCAAATCCTAAGAATTTAGActcaaaataatacatttacatCATCACGCACTCAAAAGAGATGAAACAAGAGCAGGCTGTGAATTATTGTCCCCACAAGGGCTGAAAATTCCCTCCTTTCTACATGAATCAAATCCCCCAAATCCAGAGGGAAATGCACAGCTGGATTAACCACCTCctactttttgttttcataattgTGAAAATAAGTGAGACTGCCAGTAGTCTTACCTTACAACAATAAATCCTTTAAAACAATTACTGGACCCAGATTAACTTAAAGTCATTTCCTTTTGAAATGATTTCCACTGCTGGCAAAAATGGAAATCAGTCCGTACCTCTAAGAAACTATTCAAGAAACGATCCCGTAACCTCCATGGTGGAAGTAAATATTCTCAAAGTTCTGATAAACGTTAATGGCACAGTTAAGTACTAACTATACACAGGACTCCACAATAAACACACCTGACACATGACAGACAAAAgccaaattttattttatagttaCATTAGGACAGACAGAGTTATCCCTGTGACTGAAGGCTAAAGTGGCTTTACAGGAAGATACTGTTTGGAAAGCTAGAGGTAACAGAGTACAATTCCCTAGAGAGGCTCCATCTTTCTAGTGGTTTTGACAGTTATAACAGCATTCAAAAACAATAGCAGCTTCCTATAGTCGAACTGAGCCACACTCTTAGGTAAAAGGTCCAGACTGTGCTACCTCAGCCCCTGCCCAGCCCTCTTTATTTCCACTGGCCTTTTTCATAGTCCCACTTGGCAGAGAAGCCCTGGATGGGGTTGATCCTCATGTCCAACATCCTCTTCAGCTGCTGGGACTTCCATTCATCATCAAAGGTCCTGGGACGTGGAGGGTAGACTACAAGGACAAAAGAACGCAACACACATGATGCTCCACACTCCAGTACCACCTGTAATTAACTTTCCAAACACTAATAAACAGTTGCATTATTAAAGCCTGATGTTCATCTAGCTGTGCCAGGCTCTGTTCAGGTCCTTTCTGGCCCAGCTGGTTTGACTCACtgggagatttaaaaaaaaaaaaaaaaaaaaaagaagagccaGAGCCATCTTTAATGCTATTACTTATTTCCTTAATGAAAGtctgctgagaaaaaaaaaaaaaaagggcactGAAGTATGTGTTGCTGACAAGAAAGGTTTCCTGTTCTCAGCCACAGTCATTGCCTGCGTTAAGTTGTGAGAGAGACTGGTTTaactttttcagaccataaaaGCCAGATTTTACCATAGACACTCTGCCACCAGATCACTAGGCCTGTGAAGCCCAGGAAGAAGAAAATGCCCCCCATGACCGTCTTCCACTCTGCTGTCTGCTGCTTCATCTCTGGGTAGGTCTTGCAGAACGTCAGCCGATACACTGcaggaggggaggaggggggtAAGATGAGTGCATCAATAACACAGTATCCAACTCTCTCCTCCCCCTCTTCTATTGAGCACAATGAGCTAAACTAACTAAAAAACCTACACGCAATCTTTTCTTCTTTAGTCAGCTGACCCCAGGGTCCTTTCTCCTTCTGCTTCAGGCTCTTGTCAGCATCAGTCAGGACATCTTTGTAGGGTCTGTCAGGCAGTGGGATGTCCACACGGTCCCAGTACATTGGCTGAGACATGTCCACTGACTCGGACACCTCTGGAGGCACAGATACAAAGATATTCAGCAGTGTACATATGTCCCCCCCCCTCACAACCCACTCCATCATTCATAAGCCCAGGTAACCATCTTGTCTCTATGAGTGTGTAGTTATGAAAGCACATAAGCGCCATCTGCTGTTTGACTCAGTGTACTGCATGATGGGAAACCCCCCCACACAAATCACATTACTTGACTTAAATCCATAATTCCTTTTGATCGCGTGTTTTCTATGGTGGCGATCTTCGTCAGTTTCGGCCATTACTAACATTAACATTATAACCTGCAGCCATTTTAGCATGAAATTGTTGGTAAACACTTCAGTTTTTATTAATAACTTTAAGCCTTAATTTACACCTTTGTCTGCCTAATTTTCAAATACCACATCTCTGCTGTCATACAAACTTCATATCCCCATGTTAGCTTAAAATATGTCTGAAATTGTCCTTTTTAAGTTTATGCTCTGAAAATTTAAGGTCCTATCATTATTTACCCTTTTGTGAGACagtaaaaactatacagaagcCATTTTACACATGCTATTAAGTAAGACTAAATAGTGGACCTATAAATCCCATGTCAGGCACTGGATAAATCCCCTTTGAAAACCTCTGAAAAAGCTCACGATCTTTCACCTTTGCTCGCCATCCTCGTGCTGCTGGTAGTCACGGCAGCTGTCACGCGCCTGGTCAGGAGGCTTCCCACGCGCCCAGTAGTCAAACGCAGCATCTGGAAACAGATAAATGtacattatcatcatcatcatcatcatcaccattaTGACTTCACTGGACTATAGTCATAGACACCTTAGAGACAAACCTCAGCGGTATAACTTGAGCTACAGGTCAGTGACGGTTAAACACTGGAGTCTTTTGAGGCAAGAAAACACTCAACAGCAGCAGGAGCCGTACAAACGCTGCTCGCAGGGTGAACACAGGTGTAATTGATAAACACAATTAGGCGCTGCTCTGTGTAGCGTCACCGTCACTGCAGTGAACCAGGATGCACAGCACTAATACAATAAGGCCATAATTAGTGTTCTTAATTATGTTTAATCTGCAATGTCGCATTAACATCACTGCTATGAAACCTGGAAAAGAAAGAGTTTCATCTCTCTTTCCGAcataatatttttaacattcGAGGGTACTAGTCAGCCCTGCCCACCTTGTCTAAACTTACCTATCTACCCacataaaaacttttttcttaGAAGACATAATGACACTAAATATTTTGAAGAGCTTTTGTTGATATTTTGTTGAGTCCATTTACATACAGGGAATTTTCACATACTTCACTGAGTTGACTGACTTGCAGCCCCGCCCCATGTAAAATTTTCTAGATCGGCCACTGGTACTAGGGTACTAGTAAGAAGCAGTATTAATGGTcctataagataagataagatagcctttattagtcccagaGATGGGAAATTTACATTGTTACAGCAGCAGTAGTGGACGGGGCAGGGATAAATAAATAGATGCCGTTTACCTAAGAAAAACAATACTatgcaaaaacagaagaaattatACACTATATAAGGCAGAAGAAATAATTTAGATAATTtagatataaataaatgttttttttatatgataCAATAGTACAGTATACTAATAGGAGCAGAACAGAATGTTTCACAGTGCCGTGGTTGGATGTCAGTGGCAGCAGGTATTGAATATTGCACATTAAATTCAGGTAACTTCAGGGTTAACTTTGGGTTTTCACTACTACCAGGGTGGCTCACTTCTTACCTGGGAACATCACTGTGGTAACTGGATTTTCAGTACTACCAGAGTGGTTCACTTGGGaacatcaccatggtaactttaGGGTGCAAACCTAACCTGCTCCAGAGCATGTTAAGTTCTAGATCAGAGATTGGCAGGTAAGAAATCACTGTCTTCTGACTAATCACTTCTCTATCCATGGACGATCCCTTGGACCTATGTGCATTGTATGTGCAGGTATGATAGGAGAGTTTAAGTTTTTCAAGAGCATGTAAAATCTTTGTACATGCCTGATGAACAGTGGTATTGTAGATTATTAGATGCAGTTTTATTCCTTTATCTTGTCTGCTTCAAACAATTTTACATCAGTTTTATTGTTCTGTAAGTATTTATGCATGATTCTGCATGACCATTATTCAGTAAAGACAGTGAAAAACACCCTGACAGTCCATACACCTGGATATATGAATTTATATCAGTATCTAAATTGAATACAGACTGCTGCTGCCCATTGATAGGTAacattattttcacttgctgtcaCCTGGCACTAGAGCTGTACCATAAACAAATAATGAAGCCCAATTTTCCAGAACAGGGACAGAACTTTTAACtaactaaaataataaagtacATCCAGCTTCTTGGCTGGCTACAAGTGATATACCAGCAGACTAGTAGCTCAGGATGTTAAAATTAGCTAATAATCTCTAGTGATCTAGCCTACATTAGCTAATGTTTCTGACACTGTTTAGAAAGCAAAAATACGCAGACACTTTAGAAGTCACAGCAATGTCCCCACATTATTAGAACACTTTGAAATGTTTGCTGTATTTCAtgtaaagtgtgttttaaatctGCACCAGTGACTTGCGTCATGAAATTACCTCTCCATCTTCTTTTTGCTGCTGCAACAAAAGTCTTATTTATTAACGACAAGCCACACTTTTGAAGCAGCAACGCCTGTGTGACTGTACTGTCATATCATGACAACAAGAACAAAGGAGGGTTAAACCTGTTTTCATTCTATCCTGTACCATCTCCTGTAGAGGAATGCAAAATGTcataaaatatcaaaataacaCTTTTTGTTAGTACATTTACTATATCCCAAAAGATTGATTCTGTTCAACTAgatgtagtgttttcagtgggagaaacgtttcatcactcgtCCACCTgcaggttggggaaacctgcagtcagctgagactgaagaagtcacttggatgagtgatgaaacatttctcccactgaaaacgctccgtccagatgaacagaatcaaccttttgggattcaCTTAACTGGATGATTGAAGGTGCTTTTATTATGGTTTATTACCTGGCTGCTCTGAAGCAAAAGATAATGAGGTGGCCAGACTACCAAAGAGAGGATTTGGCACTCTTCCAAGCCACCTTTATAAAGCACTTAATGAGATTcaccttatttgtctgattcCCTGTTGCGCATAACAAAGCAGAGACGGTATTTCTAGCTAGCTTTTAAATAACAATCTGTACATAAAACATTATGTGGCAGTAGTCTGATCGATAGATATTTGAGATTCCTTAAATGTAATGAAAGTGTGTGCATAAAATAGGTTAAAATTGGGCTGTTCATGCCCCCATGAACAGGTTGTAATCCTAAATTATTTGTCAGTAGATCTGCTATAATAGATTATCTGAAAGAAGTTAACTGTATGCGTTCATGAAAATCTGGGTTGTTTATTAAACTAAGATGTTATAAGGTCAAGTCCTGTGAAatactggcaacctgtccagggtgcaccccACCTCTCTACCCCCATTACcatgaattggataagcaggaaaaaatgaatggatggatataaGTTTAACAAGTACATATAGGTGTCTTATTTTAGGTGCTTGATGATTATGTGGACTTGATCTACTGCATGTGGTTAAGAGAATGAagtcatgttcatgtttgtcCATTTATCTGCTTTCCATCTGCTAAATAGTTCAACTTACTTTGGAAAATTGTGGTCAATATTATTGTGTTGTCCACCATAAGAGCATTGTATTATATTGTAATCTgtgattatttattttgaattattCTTAGACACTACAATAGGTCATCCAACTAATTAGATTTGATGGTAACATTGcacatattaatattattaatgatAATGAATATTAATTAGAAGGCACTGTACACATGACATTATGATTGAGGCCTCATTGAAGGTTTGATCCTAGAATTGCCCCTAGTACGTAGCTCAGTAGAGCTACCTGTGTTCCTTTTACACATAAATAACTTGGCAAAGAGCCAacttaaattgtatctttaggcatttTGGTACTAGCAGTAtgtcaaaaatatatatgtttctTAACCCTTTAACAGTCTGACAGGCCTAGGTATAGATAAATAGGATTTTATCCCTGTCTGCTGAATCCAAACAGGGATTCTCAGGGAAGTGATTCCCAGAGTTATTAGCTGGAagctcagcatggtgtgcagcaTGTCCTTAAAAagatttgaggaaactggataaGTTGAGGACAGAAGTAGAATTAGCAGCCCTAAGCCCAGTTAAACAATATCTGATAAACAGTATCTGAAGTCCCCTACTTAAGAAATGGGAATGATAAAAaggataaaatttaaaaaaaaacaataaagatgaaaaagattaaaaaaaaaaaaaaccctgaaaagaGGACCCGACATATAGCTTTTACCCTTAAGCTGAACCACTGACTTTTTACTGAAGCCTCGCCAGAAATGGTCACAGTAGAAGGGTATTTGATAAGAAACCATTGTTAAGGAAGGGGAATGGGGAGAAGAGGCTGAGGTATGGAGTGATAAAtctaaatttgacatttttggctTAAATCATGCCGGTAAAGTCAGTACAGAGGTGCAACAGTAAGTGTCTGCATCCATCTgagaaacacagtggaggctctgttatAGTTTGGGGTGTTGGGGATTCTGTCAAAGTGatgaaattatgaacacagaaatatAACATCAGACTTTGATCCACTTTCAGTGTAATTTGGGAACTTTCTGATTGGCAACGGTTTCattttttcagcacaaatcaaaaacacacttccaatgcagttttaaaaaatattatttactgTGTTTCCAAGTGTGTTTGGATGTTTCAAAAAATCGTTACAtctatttcctgttttgctaacaaaatataaagaaatgagtggtggctcaagacttctgcacagtGCTTTAACAGAAAGGCACTAAGACAGAAATTAAGTCTGATCCTTGATAGTTAAAGTTTACCTAAACAAACAGTTACCTGGTATTATTTGCAGGGGTCCATACCAGTGGCCTAGTTCATTTCAGATAATAACTACCTTTTAGAAGTACCTGTCCAATGAATTACATGTTTCTAAAATCCCTGTTAGGTGGCAAAGTCCCTGCAAAGTATGTACCAAGTGTGTCTGCACAGCATACACCCTCAATTTGCACATTTATCTTTGTGAGGATTTTCACAGAGGAAGTTCAGTTCCTTATCATAACCATCACAATTACATCCCTACCCCTTACCCCCGGCCTTTTCTCATATCTAAACTGAACTCTAAACCAAATTGTAACACTCAAATAATGGATTGAAAGTCTGTGCCAAAGTGAGGTCGTGCCTCACTTTCCTAAAAACGCCCTCActctaatagaatataatttaaaCTGGTCCTCACTAATATTGGCAAATCACTACTCAACACCCACCCCCATATACAGCAAGTGAAAATGGTGGAAATTGGCCATGAGTCAATTGAAGTGTCTGAGCTGACCTTCTGCAAGGGCAGAGgtaaatggaaacatttaaactgtgttacaaacacacatttgatAAGAAATGAGAGACTTGACTTGTGTCTTTACAACACCTTTTCTTTCTGCAGAATAAAACTGACTCAAAGACCCACTGGCAGACAAAACATTATTCAGAAATGCATCAAGAAATCTTGacgttcagtttttattttgcaaaaatAACCAGTAGCTCTGATTTACTTTAATTTGcattaaaagtgtgtttttttaGGCTGCTCATTTTGACACACTTCTAGAAATCTCTCAGCTCAATCTATCTTGCTTTTCTGCACGTCCGCCTCCTCTCCCTTGCTGTTTGGGGTTGTGTGAGGAGGGAGACTGGTCTATTATTTCATCTATTTCCTAAAGTTTTCCTTGCCAAACAACACTACAGCCTTTTTATTGGATCGGGCAAAGAAAGATACTCACAGTAGCGGAATTAAAAGCTGCAGCAGCAAAAAACCAAATCTTGAGAGAAAAGGTCTCTTTAGAGCTTTCTTTCCCGTTTCGTCTCTGCCCTTATCGCCACATAACACTAAGCAGGAATCAACTGGTGGGCGGGTGAGAGAGGCTGGATGGAAAGAAGagtggagagagaaagagagggagggagctTAGACTGAGAGTGACCAAACTAGTGCAAGTAAACAATCGAGCAATCATGTGATAGGACTAGCAAAGAAGGGAGCGAGGCAGAGTTTAGTCTGCAGAACAAAAGCAATACAAGGGCACATTGCTTCTCTGTTACTGACCCATCTCTATGTGCTTTCTTCACTGCTTACATTCAGCCAGAGTGGAGACTTTGGGCTCACATTTGTTGAGGTTACATTAGGACACACAGTGGGCTATCTTTTACAGTGCAAAATGAGAGATGAGTGCTTGTATATGAACAGAGTCAGACAGAGATTTCGGGAAATAGAGGGTAAAGTTCCCACGATTAACCCCTAATGCATGCACAAGTGCACGCTGGCACCAGGTCCTCATTAATCTCATAGCTGTTTGGCAGTGAACCCAGTGACCAACTGCTACTGGGTTATATGTGGTGCACAAGCTGGTCAAGAGTCTCCTATGTGCAGGCAGGAGGATAGGGGTCAAATAAGGACAGACTTTTTCATAGTAACCTCACACTGCTCAGTTGTGTGAGTCTGCCAAAATACCTAGAACCCAAAATGCAGTTAAGGTGGTATTAACCTTTTAAACATTTCTTCATGAGGAGGTGGGGACATAAAAAGCACTTTTCAGTTAAACTTGCGCAGActtaaaaagggaaaataaagcAGACATGTTGTTATTTCAAAGCAAGGGAGCTAGTCGGGAATGTTTCTTTTAGTCATGTTGTTTTATATAACCCTAAGATTATGCGCTTTGGTTCACTGACACTATCTGAGTTTATAGTCTGGGAAATGCAGGAAAAGCTGGCTGATAATGTAAGCCAGCCAGCATGGGTCAAAGTACAATTAGAGTTATTTGGTAAGAAAGGAAAACTTGTCATAAATTATTATCCCATCTATGTTTTATGTGCCATCTAAGCAGATAAagaattttaaatgcattttccagagagaaatcaaaaagacaaagtaaaaaaGTGGCATCTTTCTCCTTAGTTTTGGAATTCAGCCAGGTGGTAGTGTGAGGCAGGAACGCAGAGTTGGGGGAACTTCTGCCCATGCTGCTTCCTTCCCTGCCATCTGTAGTCATAATCAAAGTACACTCACTGTCAGTTCTAGAGTTTTGGATATCTGGACACAATAAAAAACATCTAGTCTTTAGCTAGTCTTAAAATTAGATAAATACAACATGAGATGAACAACAGCACATGACACATTACACTGTGTGATTACTTAACAATAACTGGGCCAAAATAACGAAGCAGTTTGTGGAAAAACTGAGCACACCTAGTACAATAACTTTTAGAACATTATTTAGCAACAATAATTTGATGTAATTGTCTTTTGTATGACACTATCAGTCACTCAGTTGAGTTAACTAAGTTATGCTCTGCTTTCTTAAAGCCTTGCCACAATCAATTGCGGTCTAGACTTTCACTTGGCCACTGCAAGAACCTGTAGATTTTCTGCTGTGCTTTAGATGTTGCATGGCCCAATTTAGGCCAGACTTGTTGGACTGTTGGACAGATGGCTTCACTTTTGACTCTACAGTACTCTTGAATACTTTGAATACTTAAGTAATTCATAGTTATGATTGATTGGTTTTCTCCGAACATCTTCACTTAAACAGATTAGATGAGTCTTACATTTTGTTCAGATGGAGTTTTGCAAACCTAAGTCCTGTCCTTATGTTTTTTCAGAGAGAAGAAGCTTCCTCCTTGCGACTCTTCCCAAACTGTTTTGCTGGCAATACTTTACCAAAGTTGATGGACACAAATATATAAATCCCTACCAGAGTACACAAAATCACCTGCAGCTGTGGTCAGAGGCTTCATCATTGGCACGAATGTCACGGTACTCTGGGACTTTTAGTGATTTCTTTGAGCTTTACTTTGTCGATGGTAAATGATTGTACAGTGCACAtctttaatgattaaaaaaaaaaaagaatttattttGGACATTCAATCACCGCTACTGTCAACTGTGCTGCTGCTACCTTTTCAGTAGTAGTAGTTGCCTTCACAAGCAAATTTCACCATACAGTATGGTTCCTAACATTCATCAACAAAACAACTTAAAACATGAATAGAAAAATCATATATTATTAAAGtgggtggcatggtggttagcactgttccctcacagcaagaaagtcctgagttcagttccaccatcaggctgggggctttctgtgtggagtttgcatgttctccccatgtttgtgtgggttctgtTGGGtattctggcttcctcccacagttcaaagatatgcagttagtggggttaggtttaCTGGAAATCTAAATTGCGcttaggtgtgaatggttgtctatgtgttagccctgcgacagactggcgacctgtccaggatgtaggtagtctaaggagcttggaaagaaaagcgtctggacttctttaagttgcttgaagacatttcacctctcatccgagaagcttcttcagttctaaggtcaaatggtggagagtcccagatttaagccctgtgggagtgtccccccaagagggacaatggaccccctcAGACTTAgactccttagactacaatgacctggatgactgagaaccttcacagacatactgtccagggtgtaccctgcctctcgccccaAGACAGTTGGGATAGGCTCCCAcccgtgaccctgaaaaaggataagcggcAGAGAGTCGTATTAGGGGTAATACCAGATGCATCCACTAGATAGCAGCACCACACAAACATCCTTGGACTAGCAAACAGATCTCTTTATAAGCAACCATAGGTGAGTTTAGACTCTTTTTAGGGGTGCTCAAACACGCCTAAATTTCATCATAGCACCACTAAAAACAAGTATGGGTTCTCATAATAATGCACTTTAGTGTTCTTTTCTgccattgttttttaatgttatatttTAACAATACGTCTACTGGAGATGGTAGAGGATAGAATGAAAGCAGGTTTGACCCCCCAGTGTCACGATGTTACCGTGCAGTCACACATTAGGTGCTGTGTGCATCCGAAGGATGGATTCATTATTGAATAAGaattttgttgctgttgttgtttgctttgtttcatcAACTGAAACACAGCAAAAGTCCAAACTGTTCTGACAACGTGGAGGTATTGCTGTGACTTATAAAGTGTCTACTTATGTAtatttgttctgtaaatagtgtcAAAGACTTTAGCCAATATAAGCTAGATTACTAGACATTAGTAGCACattctgtttcactgttacattTAACTTTTGGGTGGCAACACAAGACTGAGAGGAGGatagagagagagcaaaaagaAACGAATGGACATGTCGTCACAGTCAAGAAATTATGTTTGTCCACATTCATGTGACAGACTACAATCTATTCTCCACTCTTGGAATTTTGATACACAATGCTCTGTGTTGAGTCTGCACAATACAGGTTTATATGAATTACAAAACTTTTGTGTAAAACCAACTCTGTTACCAGTTTGCGCCTTGTCCAGCTGTGTGGAGAGGCAGGGTGATTTCCCACTGTCTTTACTGAATGATGATGCTGTAAGTGCTTAATGATTTGTTGGACTGCCTCTGCTGTATGTGGTTAAGAGACTGAAACAATGCTGTGTATGTTTGTCCTCTTTTCTGCTTTGCCACAACTTGTTCTTTAACTTACTTAGGAAAATTCTAAAAGGCCTATCCTAAATCTAGTGAATAATATTGATTACTTACTATGAATTATTCTAAGACACTACAGTAGACCATCCAGCTAATTGGGTTGCTtctaaattttgtattttgggccttcaccttaaaatataaagtgcaactgttgttgtgatatgaatctatataaataaaattggatgGAGTTGAAGCCAACAATGTAATCTGTATGCAACTGAATTGAGATCTGAAGAGATTTGCAAACATAGTCTGTTAATATTAAGTTCAAAGCACTGTATGTGCAACATTATGGTTGATCCCACAGTCGCCCCTGGTTGCATCATAATTAGAAAATGAAAGCATTAAAAAAGGCACGTTTGTCAGTTAGAGTTGAAACAAAGCCAAGTATTTATCTTGCTGGAACTGATCCAGGCTGTATTTCACTGGTGTATAATATCTGAGCTCCTTTTCAACCTCTAACATTTAAAGCATTCAGCATTTGAGAATTCAGTCACAGCGTTTAGAGTTTCTGATTTAGCCGAATAAAAACAGGAATAATATTTTTAGACCTGGAGGTGACAGAGATAAAGATGTTGACTGAAACATTTATGCCTGTAGCATAACTACAAGAAAAACCATCTGCACAGTCGTTCAGAACACCACATATGTAACCAGTTAAGCTCTCTTAAAGTAAGTTTTGAATGCAtgacaaaacctttattttatgGTTTCATAATTCATGAACTCCAACGCAGCTTAAAAATACT contains:
- the LOC116311628 gene encoding cytochrome c oxidase subunit 4 isoform 2, mitochondrial, producing the protein MLRLTTGRVGSLLTRRVTAAVTTSSTRMASKEVSESVDMSQPMYWDRVDIPLPDRPYKDVLTDADKSLKQKEKGPWGQLTKEEKIALYRLTFCKTYPEMKQQTAEWKTVMGGIFFFLGFTGLVIWWQSVYVYPPRPRTFDDEWKSQQLKRMLDMRINPIQGFSAKWDYEKGQWK